Proteins encoded together in one Lathyrus oleraceus cultivar Zhongwan6 chromosome 5, CAAS_Psat_ZW6_1.0, whole genome shotgun sequence window:
- the LOC127082383 gene encoding uncharacterized protein LOC127082383, with protein sequence MARQSDTSSYTTMSDSLSTESYHPTREDPVVDAATSSHARRPKETVTGFSSEIALDEHTREGSRYVHNSIATIVTQILSGNRNVPGVSVPLNTIIPDIAACQDKAVVLRKNVTDNVEQPDAHEGSKIEKPLGKVRGEKANVTQGVEDNPRAETINVEELSDNELLATVVPRIAKRVRSRREKKVVEQKYPSKEVGETNPHRQPRTESTRKRKGYGPAKSWSKEVPKKLKTKAVVVESESDVPCDVTTSMSRKKPSSSKLAASVPEVPIDNVSFHFPSSVNRWKYVYHKRLALERELAQNTLDCKEIVDLIKEAGLMRTVSQLPKCYETLVKEFIVNLSEECADGKSTEFRKVILRLRLRSDKYVFAEDDVIGLFSSFIST encoded by the exons ATGGCTCGTCAATCCGATACCTCCTCGTACACCACCATGTCTGATTCTCTCAGCACCGAGTCTTACCACCCTACCCGGGAGGATCCAGTTGTTGACGCAgcaacttcgtcccatgcaagaagacctaaggaaacGGTCACCGGGTTTTCATCAGAAATCGCTCTTGATGAACACACAAGGGAAGGGTCAAGGTATGTACATAACTCCATTGCAACTATCGTCACTCAGATACTATCTGGCAATAGaaatgttcctggggtttctgttcccttgaacacaaTCATTCCTGATATTGCTGCATGTCAAGATAAAGCTGTAGTGTTGAGAAAAAATGTCACTGACAATGTTGAGCAACCAGATGCTCATGAGGGATCAAAGATTGAAAAACCCTTAGGCAAAGTGAGAGGTGAGAAGGCCAATGTTACTCAAGGTGTTGAGGACAACCCTAGGGCTGAAACGATTAACGTGGAAGAGCTCTCAGACAATGAACTTCTGGCTACCGTTGTCCCTAGGATAGCCAAGAGAGTTAGGTCTAGAAGGGAGAAAAAGGTTGTGGAGCAGAAGTACCCCTCCAAGGAAGTTGGTGAAACAAATCCTCATAGACAACCAAGGACAGAGAGTACTCGCAAAAGGAAAGGCTATGGACCTgccaaatcttggagcaaagaggtgcccaagaagtTGAAGACCAAGGCAGTGGTGGTAGAGTCAGAATctgatgtcccatgtgatgtcacaacttccatgtccaggaagaagccCTCTTCAAGCAAGTTGGCTGCTAGTGTCCCAGAAGTCCCgattgacaatgtgtccttccactttcCCTCCAGTGTTAACAGATGGAAGTATGTctaccacaagaggctggccCTGGAGAGAGAACTGGCACAGAATACACTGGACTGTAAGGAGATTGTGGATCTCATCAAAGAGGCAGGATTGATGAGAACTGTGTCTCAACTCCCtaagtgctatgagaccttagtGAAAGAGTTCATTGTAAATCTGTCAGAGGAGTGTGCTGATGGTAAATCCACAGAGtttagaaag GTGATTCTCAGGTTGAGACTAAGGAGTGATAAGTATGTGTTTGCAGAGGATGACGTAATTGGCCTCTTTAGTAGTTTTATTTCTACTTAA